The proteins below are encoded in one region of Scylla paramamosain isolate STU-SP2022 chromosome 8, ASM3559412v1, whole genome shotgun sequence:
- the LOC135102574 gene encoding serine/threonine-protein kinase pkn2-like, with the protein MQRQKSDQRETLARHKQGVDRNCKQRQTSQQIVDLAKQKDTMYSSKSCVRQDEGETVQECGEEAKAVQGYCEVIRRQVPVLTKAELHGLGGGLLLGVGGFGSVRLVGQENGAPAVVKELLQADQLLPVLKEATFLLQLGGAGGAPRLLGVCQAPPALVQEFVGQTYDTYLEVCSVKGFLESLQAVCQCLEEVHAKGIVHNDLKWNNITFSGSVNAPRFHIIDFGWASSSGSVVVEKEEGQSDEDSFTEASHSRQAPWMAPEVFGGGRVFPSGDVYSLGFLMGCLMDRCPHDFLIGPLRSLSRSCTARDASRRPSLARVAHCLAILAGILTPHQLDHYFEEAEEEEEEEEEEEEEEDEKEEEKEEEEEEEEEEDEKEE; encoded by the exons ATGCAGCGACAAAAAAGCGACCAAAGAGAGACTCTAGCGAGGCACAAACAAGGCGTGGACAGGAATTGTAAGCAGCGGCAAACCAGCCAACAAATAGTCGATCTAGCGAAGCAGAAGGACACAATGTACTCGTCCAAGTCTTGCGTGCGGCAAGACGAGGGCGAGACAGTGCAGGAGTGTGGGGAAGAAGCCAAGGCCGTGCAAGGTTACTGTGAGGTGATCCGCCGCCAGGTGCCCGTCCTCACCAAGGCGGAGCTGCACGGCCTGGGCGGCGGACTCCTCCTGGGTGTGGGCGGCTTTGGCTCCGTGAGGCTGGTGGGGCAAGAGAATGGCGCCCCGGCGGTGGTGAAGGAGCTGCTGCAAGCCGACCAGCTGCTGCCGGTGCTGAAGGAGGCTACTTTTCTGCTGCAGCTCGGTGGAGCAGGCGGGGCGCCTCGGCTTCTAG gcgtGTGCCAGGCGCCCCCCGCCCTGGTGCAGGAGTTCGTGGGGCAGACGTACGACACGTACCTGGAGGTGTGTTCCGTGAAGGGGTTCCTGGAGTCACTGCAGGCCGTGTGCCAGTGTCTGGAGGAAGTGCACGCCAAAGGCATCGTGCACAACGACTTGAAGTGGAACAACATCACCTTCAGTGGCTCAGTGAACGCGCCCCGCTTCCACATCATCGACTTTGGGTGGGCTTCCTCCAGCGGCagcgtggtggtggagaaggaggaaggccaGAGTGACGAGGACAGCTTCACTGAGGCCTCACACTCCCGGCAAGCCCCCTGGATGGCGCCTGAGGTGTTTGGAGGAGGGCGTGTGTTCCCCTCAGGTGACGTGTACAGCCTCGGCTTCCTGATGGGCTGCCTGATGGACAGGTGCCCTCACGACTTCTTGATAGGTCCCCTCAGGAGTCTGTCACGCTCGTGCACTGCGCGGGACGCGAGCCGCCGCCCCTCCCTCGCCCGCGTGGCTCACTGCCTCGCTATCCTTGCCGGCATCCTCACCCCTCACCAGCTGGATCACTACTTTGAGGAGgccgaagaggaagaggaggaggaggaggaagaggaggaggaggaggacgagaaagaagaggagaaggaggaggaggaggaggaggaggaggaggaagacgagaaagaagaatag
- the LOC135103175 gene encoding probable serine/threonine-protein kinase kinX, translating to MYSSKSCVRQDEGETVQECGEEAKAVQGYCEVIRRQVPVLTKAELHGLGGGLLLGVGGFGSVRLVGQENGAPAVVKELLQADQLLPVLKEATFLLQLGGAGGAPRLLGVCQAPPALVQEFVGQTYDTYLEVCSVKGFLESLQAVCQCLEEVHAKGIVHNDLKWNNITFSGSVNAPRFHIIDFGWASSSGSVVVEKEEGQSDEDSFTEASHSRQAPWMAPEVFGGGRVFPSGDVYSLGFLMGCLMDRCPHDFLTGPLRSLSRSCTARDASRRPSLARVAHCLAILASILTPHQLDQYFEEAEEEEEEEGKKKKEVGEDDDAHSDDEEEDEVDDKASEEDEGEKDDEDDDMMTKDKMKVEKCEEFDNVELESEEEEEDERGNKGECVESEEENKKEGNGNDKILTEEKQKKKEDGEEHDIQSEEEERDKGDGEEEDEGDEIEEKHEGDDREDKHIDDREEKHGDDSEEKHLDDREEKPEGNEREEKHEGDRGEKDSDVIDEKEEGGDDIEEEDNGDDIEEEDDEG from the exons ATGTACTCGTCCAAGTCTTGCGTGCGGCAAGACGAGGGCGAGACAGTGCAGGAGTGTGGGGAAGAAGCCAAGGCCGTGCAAGGTTACTGTGAGGTGATCCGCCGCCAGGTGCCCGTCCTCACCAAGGCGGAGCTGCACGGCCTGGGCGGCGGACTCCTCCTGGGTGTGGGCGGCTTTGGCTCCGTGAGGCTGGTGGGGCAAGAGAATGGCGCCCCGGCGGTGGTGAAGGAGCTGCTGCAAGCCGACCAGCTGCTGCCGGTGCTGAAGGAGGCTACTTTTCTGCTGCAGCTCGGTGGAGCAGGCGGGGCGCCTCGGCTTCTAG gcgtGTGCCAGGCGCCCCCCGCCCTGGTGCAGGAGTTCGTGGGGCAGACGTACGACACGTACCTGGAGGTGTGTTCCGTGAAGGGGTTCCTGGAGTCACTGCAGGCCGTGTGCCAGTGTCTGGAGGAAGTGCACGCCAAAGGCATCGTGCACAACGACTTGAAGTGGAACAACATCACCTTCAGTGGCTCAGTGAACGCGCCCCGCTTCCACATCATCGACTTTGGGTGGGCTTCCTCCAGCGGCagcgtggtggtggagaaggaggaaggccaGAGTGACGAGGACAGCTTCACTGAGGCCTCACACTCCCGGCAAGCCCCCTGGATGGCGCCTGAGGTGTTTGGAGGAGGGCGTGTGTTCCCCTCAGGCGACGTGTACAGCCTCGGCTTCCTGATGGGCTGCCTGATGGACAGGTGCCCTCACGACTTCTTGACAGGTCCCCTCAGGAGTCTGTCACGCTCGTGCACTGCGCGGGACGCGAGCCGCCGCCCCTCCCTCGCCCGCGTGGCTCACTGCCTCGCTATCCTTGCCAGCATCCTCACCCCTCACCAGCTGGATCAGTACTTTGAggaggccgaggaggaggaggag gaagagggaaagaagaagaaagaggttggtgaagatgatgatgcacattcagatgatgaagaagaagacgaggtcGATGATAAAGCGtcagaagaggatgaaggggagaaagacGATGAAGATGATGACATGATGACGAAAGACAAAATGAAGGTTGAAAAGTGCGAGGAGTTTGATAATGTAGAGTTggaatcagaagaagaagaagaggatgagagaggaaataagggagaatGTGTAGAGtcagaagaagagaataaaaaagaaggcaaTGGAAATGATAAAATTTTGACagaagagaagcaaaagaagaaagaagacggtGAGGAACACGATATACagtcagaagaggaagagagagataaaggtgatggagaagaggaggatgaaggagatgagatagaagagaaacatgaaggaGATGATAGAGAAGACAAACATATAgatgatagagaagagaaacatgGAGATGACAGTGAAGAGAAACATCTAGATGATAGGGAAGAGAAAcctgaaggaaatgaaagagaagagaaacatgaaggagatagaggagagaaagattcaGATGTcatagatgaaaaggaagaaggaggagatgatatagaagaggaagataatggagatgatatagaagaagaag ATGACGAAGgctga